The following proteins come from a genomic window of Trifolium pratense cultivar HEN17-A07 linkage group LG4, ARS_RC_1.1, whole genome shotgun sequence:
- the LOC123882039 gene encoding cytoplasmic tRNA 2-thiolation protein 1-like has protein sequence MEGKRSVRMCCLCNERRASLSRPKTLEQICRECFYLAFEDEIHQIIVSNRLFIRGDRVAIGASGGKDSTVLAYVLSKLNRIHDYGLHLFLLSVDEGITGYRDDSLETVHRNQIQYGLPLKVVSYKDLYGWTMDEIVKLIGLKNNCTFCGVFRRQALDRGAAFLKADKLVTGHNADDIAETVLLNILRGDIARLSRCSSIITGEDGPIPRCKPFKYTYEKEIVMYAYFKKLDYFSTECIYSPNAYRGFAREFIKDLERIRPRAILDIIKSGENFRISTTTKMPEQGTCERCGYISSQKWCKACVLLDGLNRGLPKLGIGRSRVAIGCKEENESHGGKSIESKQCGSLDF, from the exons ATGGAAGGGAAGAGAAGTGTGCGTATGTGCTGTTTATGCAATGAGAGAAGAGCATCTCTTAGCAGACCTAAAACTCTTGAACAGATTTGCAGAGAATGCTTCTATCTTGCCTTCGAAGACGAGATTCATCAAATCATCGTCTCCAACCGCCTCTTCATCCGTGGCGACCGCGTAGCTATTGGCGCTTCCGGCGGTAAAGACTCCACCGTCCTCGCCTACGTTTTATCGAAACTCAACCGCATCCATGATTACGGCCTCCATCTCTTCCTCCTCTCCGTCGACGAGGGCATCACCGGCTACCGCGACGATTCTCTCGAAACAGTTCACAGAAACCAGATTCAGTATGGTTTGCCTCTGAAAGTTGTATCCTACAAGGATTTGTACGGATGGACCATGGACGAAATCGTGAAACTGATCGGTCTGAAGAATAACTGCACCTTCTGCGGCGTGTTCCGTAGACAGGCGCTTGATCGAGGCGCAGCATTCCTTAAAGCAGATAAACTTGTGACAGGACACAACGCTGACGATATAGCTGAGACAGTTCTGTTGAACATATTGAGAGGAGATATAGCTAGATTGAGTAGATGCAGTTCAATAATAACAGGTGAAGATGGACCAATCCCTAGATGCAAACCTTTTAAGTATACTTACGAAAAGGAGATTGTTATGTATGCTTATTTCAAAAAGCTTGATTACTTTTCCACTGAATGCATTTATTCTCCAAATGCATATCGTGGTTTTGCTCGCGAGTTCATCAAGGATTTGGAGAGAATCAG ACCCAGGGCCATTCTCGACATCATCAAATCCGGTGAGAATTTTAGGATTTCTACCACTACTAAAATGCCAGAGCAGGGAACCTGTGAACGCTGTGGTTATATTTCTAGTCAG AAATGGTGTAAAGCTTGTGTTCTGCTTGATGGACTGAATCGAGGTTTGCCTAAACTGGGAATTGGACGGAGTCGGGTTGCTATTGGTtgcaaagaagaaaatgaaagccATGGAGGAAAGAGCATCGAAAGCAAACAGTGTGGATCTTTAGACTTCTGA
- the LOC123882038 gene encoding protein NRT1/ PTR FAMILY 1.2-like encodes MEMSMEQIKATEHVTRKKGGLRTMPFIIANETIEKVANVGLHVNMTLYLLNEYHLDPSTAAIVIFLWNALSNFIPLFGAFLSDSFLGRFHVIAWGTVIDLLGLVVLWLTAILRNARPPDCHGELCAGPSGGQFLFLFSSLALMAVGAGGIRPCSFAFAADQINNPENPQNQRIMKSFFNWYYVSVGLSVMISVVFIVYIQVKAGWIVGFGIPVGLMLLSSVMFFLGSFMYVKMKPNKSLLTGFAQVISATWKNRHLDLPPKNSDMWYFHSGSNLVQPTDKARFLNKACVIKNREKDLDTCGMAIDPWCLCTVRKVEELKAVIKVLPIWSAGIILSMSISQHIFPVVQAGTMDRVVLNLEIPATSFVAFGILTLTIWVAIYDRVLVPFLSKYAKGGLTIKQRMGIGLVLSCLATAVAALVERKRRNEAIREGFMNNPKGVVNMSAMWLVPQYCITGLAEAFNYIGQIEFYYSQFPKSMASIAIALFSLGMGVGNLLGSLIVKVVEDGTRGRGKISWLSSNLNQGHYDYYYALLTLLSFVNVFYFFLCSWAYGGTEDIMTWDEEDDTKL; translated from the exons ATGGAGATGTCAATGGAGCAGATCAAAGCCACTGAACATGTTACAAGGAAAAAGGGTGGTTTAAGAACCATGCCCTTTATCATAG CAAACGAGACCATTGAAAAGGTTGCAAATGTAGGGCTCCATGTAAACATGACTCTGTACCTGCTAAATGAGTATCATTTAGACCCTTCAACTGCAGCTATAGTAATATTCCTGTGGAACGCCCTGTCGAATTTCATCCCCCTCTTTGGTGCTTTTCTTTCTGATTCTTTCCTTGGAAGATTTCATGTCATAGCATGGGGAACAGTCATCGACCTTCTT GGATTAGTTGTATTGTGGTTAACTGCAATCCTTAGGAATGCAAGGCCTCCAGATTGCCATGGAGAACTTTGTGCAGGTCCATCAGGAGGGCAGTTCTTGTTTCTTTTCTCGTCCCTTGCTCTCATGGCTGTTGGAGCTGGTGGCATTAGGCCATGTTCCTTTGCCTTTGCTGCTGATCAAATCAACAACCCTGAAAACCCACAAAATCAAAGGATCATGAAGAGCTTCTTCAATTGGTACTATGTTTCTGTTGGCCTTTCAGTGATGATTTCGGTGGTTTTCATAGTGTACATTCAAGTTAAAGCAGGATGGATCGTGGGTTTTGGTATTCCGGTTGGGCTTATGTTACTTTCTTCTGTCATGTTTTTTCTGGGTTCTTTTATGTATGTGAAAATGAAACCAAACAAGAGCTTGCTCACTGGCTTTGCACAAGTAATTTCTGCAACCTGGAAAAACAGACACTTGGACTTGCCTCCAAAGAATTCAGACATGTGGTATTTCCATAGTGGTTCTAATCTTGTCCAACCGACGGACAAAGCAAG GTTCTTGAACAAGGCTTGCGTAATCAAGAACAGAGAGAAAGATTTAGACACTTGTGGGATGGCCATTGATCCATGGTGTCTGTGCACAGTAAGAAAAGTAGAGGAGTTGAAAGCAGTAATCAAGGTCCTTCCCATTTGGTCCGCCGGCATCATACTTTCTATGAGCATAAGCCAACACATATTTCCTGTGGTCCAAGCTGGCACCATGGACAGGGTTGTGCTCAACTTGGAGATCCCAGCAACCAGCTTTGTTGCATTTGGAATCCTCACTTTAACCATATGGGTGGCTATCTATGATAGAGTACTAGTTCCCTTTTTATCAAAGTACGCGAAAGGAGGACTCACTATTAAGCAAAGAATGGGAATTGGACTAGTACTGTCATGTTTAGCCACTGCAGTAGCAGCATTGGTggagagaaagagaaggaaTGAAGCAATAAGAGAAGGGTTTATGAACAATCCGAAAGGAGTGGTGAACATGTCTGCTATGTGGCTTGTGCCACAGTATTGCATAACTGGTTTAGCTGAGGCTTTCAATTACATTGGACAAATAGAGTTCTATTACTCTCAGTTTCCTAAAAGCATGGCTAGCATTGCTATTGCACTTTTTTCCCTTGGCATGGGGGTAGGAAACCTGTTGGGAAGTCTTATAGTTAAGGTTGTTGAAGATGGGACACGGGGAAGAGGAAAAATCAGTTGGCTATCTTCAAATCTCAACCAAGGGCACTATGATTACTACTATGCACTCCTTACCCTTCTAAGTTTTGTTAACGTGTTTTACTTCTTCCTATGTAGTTGGGCTTATGGGGGTACTGAAGATATAATGACTTGGGATGAAGAGGATGACACAAAATTATAA
- the LOC123882040 gene encoding U3 small nucleolar ribonucleoprotein protein IMP3-like — MRKLKFHEAKLLKKVNFLVWKREGGHRESMVMRRYHITGRDDYKKYASLCRMVQKLVSEVKQMDPKDPFRVDMTDKLLEKLYNMGVIPTRQSITLCERLTVSSFCRRRLSSVLVRMKFAEHLKEAVTYIEQGHVRVGPDTITDPAFLVTRNMEDFITWVDSSKIKRKVLQYNDKLDDYDLLN, encoded by the exons ATGAGGAAGCTAAAGTTTCATGAGGCTAAGCTTTTGAAGAAGGTGAATTTTTTGGTATGGAAGAGAGAAGGGGGTCACAGAGAGAGCATGGTTATGCGACGATACCATATTACCGGACGGGATGATTACAAAAA ATATGCAAGTCTATGCCGGATGGTTCAGAAGTTAGTAAGTGAAGTGAAACAGATGGACCCCAAAGATCCTTTTCGAGTTGATATGACTGATAAGCTTTTGGAAAAACT TTACAATATGGGTGTGATTCCAACAAGGCAAAGCATCACACTATGTGAACGCTTAACTGTGTCATCCTTCTGCAG ACGGAGGCTTTCATCTGTTTTAGTGAGAATGAAATTTGCTGAGCATTTGAAGGAAGCTGTAACGTATATTGAGCAGGGGCATGTTCGAGTTGGTCCAGATACAATTACAGATCCAGCTTTCCTTGTTACTAGAAACATGGAAGACTTCATCACGTGGGTGGATTCATCCAAGATAAAGAGAAAGGTGCTTCAGTACAATGACAAGTTGGATGACTAtgatttattgaattaa
- the LOC123882035 gene encoding receptor-like protein 7: protein MASFFILLPSFTIHFFSLLLLTNFTSYTFSLCNHHDSSALLQFKNSFFVNTSSTPSDTFWFYKWRCSSFSFKTETWKNNTDCCEWDGVTCDTVSDYVIGLDLSCNNLKGELHPNSTIFQLKHLQQLNLAFNHFFPSSLHAGIGDLVNLTHLNVSNSYLSGNIPSTISHLSKLISLDLRSEMEYRRGLKLNPLTWKKLIHNATNLRELYLDTVNMSSIKESSLSMLKNLSSSLVSLSLSVTELQGNLSSDVLSLPNLQKLDLSSNQDLIGQLPKSNWSMPLRYLDLSFTSFSGEIPYSIGQLKSLTHLALSWCNFDGMVPLSLMNLTQLTYLDLSENELNGEIPPSLFYQLPHLSFLDLSKNKLNGEIPNVNGNLMKLEYLDLSRNNLTGEIPSSFFHLSQLSYLGLSFNKLVGPIPIEITKLSKLSYVDLGYNMLNETIPDWCYYLPSLLELYLDNNHLIGFIGEFSTYSLQYLYLSNNNLHGHFPNSIFEFQNLTGIELSSTNVSGVVDFHQFSKFKKLQHLNLSHNSFLSINIDSKVKSISSTYLEQLDLSFSNANGFPKFLVRQPYLQILDLSHNNIHEKIPTWFHNLLNSSEHIYYIDLSFNKLQGNLPIPPYSILYFLLSNNNFTGDISSTFCNASSLTILNLANNNLTGMIPPCLGTFSSLSVLDLHMNHLYGSMPRNFSKENSFETIKLNGNQLEGPLPHSLAQCRFLQVLDLGDNIIEDVFPNWLGILPELQVLSLRSNKLYGTITCSNTKDPFPKLRIFDVSNNNFSGPLPTSCIKNFQGMMNVNDSQLGLQYMVTSYYYKDSVVVIMKGFYMELTNILNIFTAIDLSNNMFEGEIPQVIGDLKFLKGLNLSNNGITGTIPQSLSYLRNLEWLDLSRNQLKGEIPMALTNMNFLSFLNLSQNHLEGMIPTGQQFDTFGNDSYEGNTMLCGLPLSKSCKKDKNWPPHSTSEDEEESGFGWKAVAIGYACGAISGLLLGHNVFFFGKPEWLARLVEQMLNMRLKRRNNRSGANRRRMN from the coding sequence ATGGCCTCCTTTTTTATTCTATTGCCTTCTTTTACCATTCACTTCTTCTCCTTGTTGTTGCTTACAAACTTTACTTCCTACACATTCTCATTATGCAACCATCATGACAGCTCTGCCTTGTTACAATTCAAGAACTCATTTTTTGTCAACACTTCATCTACACCTTCCGATACTTTTTGGTTCTATAAGTGGCGGTGttcctctttttctttcaaaacagAAACTTGGAAAAACAATACAGATTGTTGTGAGTGGGATGGTGTCACGTGTGACACCGTGTCAGATTATGTGATTGGTCTGGACCTTAGTTGCAACAATCTGAAAGGTGAATTACATCCCAATAGCACTATCTTCCAGCTTAAACATCTTCAACAACTCAACTTGGCTTTTAATCATTTTTTCCCTTCTTCATTGCATGCTGGTATTGGGGATTTAGTGAATCTCACACATCTAAATGTGTCAAACTCATACCTCAGTGGTAATATTCCCTCCACAATCtctcatttgtcaaaattaatATCACTTGATCTTAGAAGTGAAATGGAGTACCGCAGGGGATTGAAACTCAATCCATTGACATGGAAGAAACTCATTCATAATGCTACTAATTTAAGGGAGCTTTATCTTGATACTGTGAATATGTCCTCAATCAAAGAGAGCTCTTTGTCTATGCTAAAGAATTTGTCATCCTCTTTGGTTTCTCTTAGTCTAAGTGTTACTGAATTGCAAGGAAATTTGTCAAGTGACGTCCTCTCTTTACCCAACCTTCAAAAACTAGATTTGTCATCTAATCAGGACCTTATTGGTCAACTTCCAAAGTCCAACTGGAGCATGCCTCTAAGGTACTTGGACCTCTCTTTCACTTCTTTCTCAGGTGAAATTCCTTATTCCATAGGTCAATTGAAGTCTCTTACTCATTTAGCCCTTTCATGGTGCAATTTTGATGGGATGGTTCCTCTATCTTTGATGAACCTCACCCAACTAACATATTTGGACCTTTCAGAAAATGAACTTAACGGTGAGATCCCGCCATCATTGTTTTATCAGTTAcctcatctttcttttttagaTTTATCTAAAAATAAACTTAACGGAGAAATCCCAAATGTTAATGGAAATTTAATGAAACTGGAATATTTAGATCTTTCCCGTAACAACCTAACAGGCGAAATTCCATCATCATTTTTTCATCTATCTCAGCTTTCTTATTTAGGTTTATCATTTAATAAACTAGTTGGTCCAATTCCAATTGAAAtcacaaaactttcaaaattGAGCTATGTGGATTTAGGTTATAATATGTTAAACGAAACAATTCCAGATTGGTGTTATTATTTGCCTTCATTGTTAGAGTTGTACCTCGACAACAACCACCTCATAGGGTTCATTGGTGAGTTCTCAACTTATTCTCTGCAATATTTATATCTCTCTAATAACAACTTACATGGTCATTTtccaaattcaatatttgaatTCCAAAATCTTACCGGCATAGAATTGTCATCAACCAATGTCAGTGGTGTTGTGGATTTTCaccaattttcaaaatttaaaaaattgcaacACCTTAATCTTTCACACAATAGTTTTCTTTCTATCAACATTGATAGCAAAGTTAAATCCATCTCATCAACTTACCTTGAACAGTTAGATTTATCTTTTAGTAATGCGAATGGTTTTCCTAAATTCCTTGTACGACAACCATATCTACAAATATTAGATTTATCCCATAATAACATTCATGAGAAAATTCCGACATGGTTTCATAACCTCTTAAACTCATCGGAACACATTTATTACATTGATCTTAGTTTCAACAAGTTGCAAGGAAATCTTCCAATTCCACCTTATAGTATTCTATACTTTTTACTCTCAAATAACAACTTCACAGGAGACATTTCTTCAACATTCTGCAATGCAAGTTCCCTCACGATACTCAACTTGGCTAACAACAACTTAACAGGCATGATTCCACCATGCCTAGGCacattttcttctctttctgTATTGGATTTGCATATGAATCACCTTTATGGAAGCATGCCTAGAAACTTTTCCAAAGAAAATTCATTTGAGACTATAAAGTTGAATGGCAATCAATTGGAAGGACCATTACCACACTCTTTGGCTCAATGTAGATTTCTTCAAGTTTTGGATCTTGGAGACAACATCATAGAGGATGTATTTCCCAATTGGCTAGGAATTCTACCAGAGTTACAAGTACTTAGTTTAAGATCAAATAAACTTTATGGTACAATCACATGTTCTAACACCAAAGATCCTTTTCCCAAGTTGAGAATTTTTGATGTCTCTAACAACAATTTTAGTGGTCCATTGCCAACATCATGTATTAAGAACTTTCAAGGAATGATGAATGTGAATGATAGCCAACTTGGTTTGCAATACATGGTTACGTCCTATTACTATAAAGATTCTGTGGTGGTCATAATGAAAGGTTTTTATATGGAGCTCACGAATATATTGAATATTTTCACAGCTATTGATTTATCAAATAACATGTTTGAAGGTGAAATTCCACAAGTCATTGGAGATTTAAAATTTCTCAAAGGCCTTAACCTTTCAAACAATGGAATCACAGGTACCATTCCACAGTCATTGAGTTATTTGAGAAATTTGGAGTGGCTGGACCTCTCAAGGAATCAGTTGAAGGGTGAGATCCCTATGGCTCTcacaaatatgaattttctctcattcttgAACCTTTCACAAAACCATCTAGAGGGAATGATACCTACGGGTCAACAGTTTGATACATTTGGAAATGATTCCTATGAAGGAAATACAATGTTATGTGGATTACCATTGTCCAAATCAtgcaaaaaagataaaaattggCCACCACATTCAACATCTGAAGATGAAGAGGAATCAGGATTTGGTTGGAAAGCAGTAGCAATAGGATATGCCTGTGGTGCAATATCTGGGTTGTTGTTGGGACACAATGTATTCTTCTTTGGGAAACCTGAATGGCTTGCAAGACTTGTTGAACAAATGTTAAACATGAGACTGAAGAGAAGAAACAACCGATCCGGTGCAAATCGCAGAAGAATGAATTAA
- the LOC123882041 gene encoding uncharacterized protein LOC123882041: MATLSHYTLHPLSSSSSSSTLIHLSPCSSTSYLSLPQPTSLSKVYFPSSKCRRKPTKSRFLMIIDPVLLFNGFGSTFYFDTQTLLATVSVLAAIALSLFLGLKGDPVSCERCGGNGGTKCVFCNDGKMKQETGLVDCKVCKGSGLILCKKCAGSGYSRRL, encoded by the exons ATGGCTACGCTTTCTCACTACACTCTTCATCCtctatcttcatcttcttcttcttcaaccttgATTCATCTTTCACCATGTTCTTCTACATCTTATCTTTCTCTTCCTCAACCTACATCTTTATCCAAAGTCTACTTCCCATCCTCCAAATGCAGAAGGAAACCAACAAAATCAAGATTCTTGATGATCATTGACCCAGTATTGCTGTTTAATGGCTTTGGTAGCACTTTCTACTTTGACACACAAACACTTCTTGCCACTGTTAGTGTTTTGGCTGCCATTGCTCTTTCTCTCTTCCTTGGCCTCAAG GGTGATCCGGTGTCCTGTGAGCGATGTGGTGGCAACG GTGGAACAAAATGTGTTTTTTGCAATGATGGTAAGATGAAGCAAGAGACGGGGTTGGTTGACTGCAAAGTATGCAAGGGTTCAG GATTGATACTCTGCAAGAAGTGTGCCGGTTCTGGCTATTCGCGAAGATTATGA
- the LOC123923745 gene encoding ubiquitin C-terminal hydrolase 13-like: MTVMTPAPIDQQQQQEDEEMLVSHTVPHADLAENNNHQPMDVVAQPETANTVEPVEDPSPSRFTWRIDNFSRVNMKKLYSDVFVVGSYKWRVLIFPKGNNVDYLSMYLDVADSTSLPYGWSRYAQFSLAVVNQIHNKYTVRKDTQHQFNARESDWGFTSFMPLGELYDPSRGYLLNDTLIIEAEVLVRKIVDYWTYDSKKETGYVGLKNQGATCYMNSLLQTLYHIPYFRKAVYHMPTTENDMPSGSIPLALQSLFYKLQYSDTSVATKELTKSFGWDTYDSFLQHDVQELNRVLCEKLEDKMKATVVEGTIQKLFEGHHMNYIECINVDYKSTRKESFYDLQLDVKGCPDVYASFDKYVEVERLEGDNKYHAEQYGLQDAKKGVLFIDFPPVLQLQLKRFEYDFMRDTMVKINDRYEFPLQLDLDRDNGKYLSPDADRNVRNLYTLHSVLVHSGGVHGGHYYAFIRPTLSDQWYKFDDERVTKEDPKRVLEEQYGGEEELPQTNPGFNNTPFKFTKYSNAYMLVYIREADKEKVICNVDEKDIAEHLRERLKKEQEEKEHKKKEKAEAHLYTIIKVARDEDLGEQIGKDIYFDLVDHDKVRSFRVQKQTPFNVFKEEVAKEFGIPVQFQRFWLWAKRQNHTYRPNRPLTQIEEAQSVGQLREISNKVHNAELKLFLEVERGLDLCPIAPPEKTKDDILLFFKLYDPEKEELRYVGRLFVNSTGKPSEILARLNKMAHYDPDEEIGLYEEIKFEPNVMCEPIDKKLTFRASQLEDGDIICFQKAPAIDNEEHIRYPDVPSYLEYVHNRQVVHFRSLDKPKEDDFCLEMSRLYTYDDVVERVAEQLGLDDPSKIRLTPHNCYSQQPKPQPIKYRGVDHLSDMLVHYNQTSDILYYEVLDIPLPELQGLKTLKVAFHHATTDEVVIHTIRLPKQSTVGDVLDDLKTKVELSRPDAELRLLEVFYHKIYKVFPPNEKIENINDQYWTLRAEEIPEEEKNLGPHDRLIHVYHFTKDTTQNQMQIQNFGEPFFLVIHESETLAEIRVRIQKKLQVPDDEFAKWKFAFFSLGRPEYLEDSDIVSSRFQRRDVYGAWEQYLGLEHTDNAPKRSYAANQNRHTFEKPVKIYN, from the exons TTGTTGCTCAACCTGAAACCGCCAACACTGTGGAGCCTGTCGAGGATCCTTCACCATCAAGATTCACTTGGAGAATTGACAACTTTTCAAGGGTGAATATGAAAAAGCTCTATTCAGATGTATTTGTTGTTGGGAGTTACAAATG GCGTGTGCTTATTTTCCCAAAAGGAAACAATGTGGACTATTTGTCCATGTATTTGGATGTTGCAGATTCAACTAGTTTGCCCTACGGTTGGAGTAGATATGCACAGTTTAGCTTGGCAGTTGTTAATCAAATTCATAATAAGTACACTGTGAGAAAAG ATACACAGCATCAGTTCAATGCACGAGAAAGTGATTGGGGTTTCACATCCTTCATGCCTCTTGGTGAATTGTATGATCCTAGTAGAGGGTATCTTTTGAATGATACTCTCATAATTGAAGCTGAGGTCCTTGTCCGTAAGATTGTTGATTACTGGACTTATGATTCAAAAAAGGAGACTGGATATGTTGGGCTTAAGAACCAGGGAGCTACATGTTATATGAATTCTCTGCTCCAAACTCTGTACCATATTCCTTATTTCCGAAAG GCTGTATACCATATGCCTACAACAGAGAATGATATGCCCTCTGGAAGCATCCCCTTGGCTCTGCAAAGTTTGTTTTACAAGCTCCAGTATAGTGACACCAGTGTCGCAACAAAAGAGCTGACTAAATCTTTTGGATGGGATACATATGATTCTTTCTTGCAGCATGATGTTCAAGAACTAAATAGAGTCCTGTGTGAAAAGCTTGAAGACAAAATGAAG gcAACTGTTGTTGAGGGAACTATACAGAAATTGTTTGAAGGGCACCATATGAACTATATTGAGTGCATCAACGTGGACTATAAATCAACTCGAAAGGAGTCATTTTATG ATCTTCAACTTGATGTCAAAGGTTGTCCAGATGTTTATGCTTCCTTTGACAAGTATGTTGAAGTTGAACGTCTTGAGGGGGACAACAAATACCACGCTGAACAATATGGTTTGCAG GATGCTAAGAAAGGTGTCCTGTTCATCGATTTTCCTCCAGTTTTGCAGCTTCAGCTGAAAAGATTTGAATATGACTTTATGCGGGATACTATGGTAAAG ATTAATGATCGTTATGAGTTTCCATTGCAACTTGATCTTGATCGTGACAATGGAAAGTATTTGTCACCTGATGCTGATAGGAATGTCCGCAATCTTTACACACTTCATAG CGTTCTGGTTCACAGTGGTGGTGTGCATGGCGGACATTACTATGCTTTTATCAGGCCGACTCTCTCTGATCAGTG GTACAAATTTGATGATGAGAGGGTGACAAAAGAAGATCCTAAACGGGTATTAGAGGAGCAATATGGTGGTGAGGAAGag TTACCGCAGACAAATCCTGGATTCAATAACACTCCTTTTAAATTTACCAAATATTCAAATGCTTATATGCTGGTGTATATACGTGAAGCTGACAAGGAAAAAGTAATATGCAATGTGGATGAGAAAGATATTGCTGAGCATTTAAGG GAGAGGTTGAAAAAAGAACAGGAAGAAAAAGagcacaaaaagaaagaaaaggcaGAGGCTCACCTCTACACTATTATAAAG GTGGCACGGGATGAAGATCTTGGAGAACAGATCGGAAAGGATATATATTTTGATCTGGTAGACCATGACAAAGTGCGGAGTTTCCGTGTCCAAAAGCAGACACCATTTAATGTTTTCAAG GAAGAGGTTGCTAAAGAGTTTGGCATCCCGGTTCAATTCCAGCGCTTTTGGCTATGGGCAAAGCGTCAAAACCATACATATCGTCCTAATCGGCCATTGACACAAATTGAGGAAGCACAATCT GTTGGACAATTGAGAGAGATATCGAACAAGGTTCACAATGCagaattaaaattgtttttggaaGTCGAGCGTGGGCTG GATTTATGTCCCATTGCACCACCTGAGAAGACAAAGGAtgatatattactttttttcaAGTTATATGATCCTGAAAAAGAGGAGCTACG TTACGTTGGCAGACTCTTCGTGAACAGCACTGGTAAGCCATCAGAAATCTTAGCAAGGTTAAATAAAATGGCTCATTATGATCCTGATGAGGAGATTGGACTTTATGAG GAAATTAAGTTTGAACCAAATGTGATGTGTGAGCCTATTGACAAGAAATTAACCTTTCGAGCAAGCCAG CTTGAAGATGGAGATATTATATGCTTTCAGAAAGCTCCTGCTATTGATAATGAGGAACATATCCGCTATCCGGATGTGCCTTCTTACTTAGAATACGTGCACAATCGCCAG GTTGTTCACTTCCGGTCTCTAGATAAACCAAAGGAAGATGACTTCTGCCTGGAGAT GTCAAGGCTTTACACATATGATGATGTTGTGGAGAGAGTAGCTGAACAACTTGGTTTGGATGACCCATCCAAAATCAGGCTCACTCCACACAACTGCTACTCTCAACAACCAAAACCCCAGCCTATCAAGTACCGAGGGGTGGACCATTTATCTGATATGCTGGTTCACTACAATCAG ACATCTGATATATTGTACTATGAAGTACTTGACATCCCTCTGCCAGAATTACAAGGTTTGAAAACTCTGAAAGTTGCATTTCACCATGCTACTACGGATGAA GTGGTTATCCATACCATCAGGCTTCCAAAGCAAAGCACTGTGGGAGATGTCCTTGATGATCTTAAAACGAAG GTTGAATTGTCTCGTCCTGATGCTGAGCTTAGGTTGCTTGAAGTTTTCTATCACAAGATATACAAG GTTTTCCCTCCTAATGAAAAGATTGAAAACATAAATGATCAATACTGGACTCTACGAGCAGAGGAG ATAccagaagaagagaaaaatctCGGTCCTCATGATCGTCTAATCCATGTGTATCATTTTACTAAAGACACGACTCAGAACCAAATG CAAATTCAGAACTTTGGGGAACCCTTCTTCTTGGTCATACACGAATCTGAGACTTTGGCTGAAATTAGAGTGCGGATACAGAAGAAGCTACAAGTTCCTGATGATGAGTTTGCCAAG TGGAAGTTTGCCTTTTTTTCATTAGGGCGTCCGGAGTACCTTGAGGACTCTGACATTGTATCAAGTCGTTTTCAG AGAAGAGACGTATATGGTGCTTGGGAGCAGTATCTTGGCTTGGAGCATACTGATAATGCTCCCAAAAGATCCTATGCTGCTAACCAG AATCGTCACACATTTGAGAAGCCAGTAAAGATTTACAATTAG